One genomic window of Garra rufa chromosome 2, GarRuf1.0, whole genome shotgun sequence includes the following:
- the LOC141325595 gene encoding uncharacterized protein — translation MMEFIKEESEDVKIEEVFSLKQEDTEEQTDLMGLKEESEELNKMEDKYYYEEHDDFITGETSACSQTKKSSSRKRVRKNGTKKGFTCQECGKTFDQTRTLNVHMKIHTGEKPYLCQQCGKTFSKKEGLTVHRRTHTGERPYTCPHCGQGFIHKGNLNTHVRCHSGESPFTCQQCGKSFSRKDSFKNHMRIHTGEKPYICGQCGHSFRCKITLSKHMKMHLRENSFRCQQCGESFTNKKLLRNHVKSHIGENACMCLHCGRTCTHKAVLEVHLRAHTGEKPFACPQCGKSFTVKGNLRTHMRIHTGEKPFKCLQCEKSFTYKRDLKLHLQTYGKKCSGLSQL, via the exons atgatggagtttattaaagaggagagtgaagacgtcAAGATTGAAGAAGTATTCAGTCtgaaacaagaagatactgaggaacaaacag ACCTGATGgggctgaaagaggagagtgaagaactGAATAAAATGGAGGATAAATATTACTATGAGGAACATGAcgatttcataactggagaaacTTCTGCTTGCTCACAGACTAAAAAGTCTTCCTCACGAAAAAGAGTTCGAAAGAATGGAACTAAAAAGGGTTTCACTTGCCAAGAGTGTGGCAAGACATTTGACCAAACTCGAACCCTTAacgtccacatgaaaattcacactggagagaagccttacctCTGCCAGCAGTGTGGAAAAACATTCTCTAAGAAAGAAGGCCTTACAGTCCACaggagaactcacactggagagaggccttacaCTTGCCCTCACTGCGGACAGGGTTTTATACATAAAGGAAACCTAAATACTCATGTGCGATGTCATTCTGGAGAGAGTccgttcacctgccaacagtgtggaaagagcttctcaCGCAAAGACAGCTTTAAGaatcacatgagaatccacacaggagagaaaccgtatATTTGTGGTCAGTGTGGACATAGTTTCAGGTGTAAAATAACCCTTAGTAAACACATGAAGATGCATTTAAGAGAGAACTCTTTTAGATGTCAGCAGTGTGGAGAGAGTTTCACCAACAAGAAATTGCTTAGGAATCATGTCAAATCTCACATTGGAGAAAATGCTTGCATGTGCCTCCACTGTGGAAGAACTTGCACACACAAAGCAGTCCTCGAGGTTCACTTGCGagctcacaccggagagaaacctttcgcttgtcctcagtgtgggaagagtttcacagtTAAAGGAAACCTTAGGACTCACATGaggattcatactggagagaaaccattcaaatgtcttcagtgtgagaagagtttcacatatAAAAGAGACTTGAAACTTCATTTGCAAACCTATGGAAAGAAATGTTCTGGCCTTAGCCAGCTATGA
- the LOC141326534 gene encoding uncharacterized protein, with protein MAFIKDESEDIKIEETLKHEDTEEQRKMEFIKEESEDIFKVKHEDTDEQTGPTALKEEREDLNETEENDQFENLNVFITGKKSFSSLQSENTSTQKRAQKARTRSFFTCFQRGKSFDEQGQVKVHKKIHTREKSFMCCQCGKSFSQNRNLKRHMIIHTGEKPFICQQCGKRFNQKETLKVHMKIHTGEKSFTCRQCGKSFSQQGNFERHMRIHTGEKPFICQHCGKRFSENGNLKRHMIIHTGEKAFFCQQCGKSFSENRNLKRHMRTHTKERCFICKRCGRCFSNPGYLRVHLRVHPGEKPYACKQCGKSFSKRGNLDKHMRIHNR; from the exons atggcgtttattaaagatgagagtgaagacattaagattgaagaaacattgaaacatgaagatactgaggaacaaagaaagatggagtttattaaagaggagagtgaagacatattTAAAGTCAAGCATGAAGATACTGATGAACAAACAG gcccaacagcactgaaagaggagagggaagatctgaatgaaactgaagagaatgATCAGTTTGAGAACCTTAATGTTTtcataactggaaaaaaatcatttagttccttacagtcagaaaatacatctacacaaaaaagagctcaaaaggcaagaactaggagttttttcacttgctttcagcgTGGAAAGAGTTTCGATGAACAAGGACAagttaaagtccacaagaaaattcacaccagagagaagtctttcatgtgctgtcagtgtggaaagagtttcagtcaaaatagaaaccttaaaaggcacatgataattcacacaggagagaagcctttcatctgccaacagtgtggaaagagattcaatcaaaaagaaacccttaaagtccacatgaaaattcacacaggagagaagtctttcacgtgccgtcagtgtggaaagagtttcagtcaacaaggaaactttgaaaggcacatgagaattcacacaggagagaagcctttcatctgccaacattgtggaaagaggTTCAGTGAAAATGgaaaccttaaaaggcacatgataattcacacaggagagaaggcttttttctgccaacagtgtggaaagagtttcagtgaaaatagaaaccttaaaaggcacatgagaactcacacaaAAGAGAGGTGTTTTATCTGCAAACGGTGTGGAAGATGTTTCAGTAATCCTGGATACCTTAGAGTCCACCTCAGAGTTCAccctggagagaagccttatgcctgcaaacagtgtggaaagagtttcagtaaacgaggaaaccttgacaagcacatgaggatccacaatAGATAG